CCCCATAGAGTACAGAACAGAGCAGCATCAATGACAGAGACACGGCAATGATTAAGTCAGGGAACATGAATTTAGGTGCATCTAGCAGAGATGCAGCAAGGTAGGCGGGGAAAAGCAGTTTAAATAGAGCACGCCATTTGGAAATCCAATCAAGAGAGGGAATCAGCTGAGCCATCAGCTGGTGTGCTGGCTCAACAAGTCAGCTATGATCTGAAATAACAGTCGAGCTTGACTCCGTGACCTGAGCAACAAAGTGAAATTTGCATACAACTTTAGATGGATTTCGTAATCTAATTTAGCAGCAGAAATAACTTACCTGAGTTCCATTAAAGGCACAGAGGCGGATGTGTCTGCTGAGGACCTGAACTCCAACCCCAGGAGTAGGAATCATCTTGCAGCTccacaaactgaaacaaacacaagtcCTGACCTGACGAGCACGAACCTACGAGACACAACGGGAGACTGACAACTAAATAGAATTTTTTGTTTTCGTGCTTAAGACTTAATTTAACTGAAATTCAGCATaattgtatatgtgtgtttttgctgcagATGGCAGATATCCTAACcgcccacacacccacaccaacacatacacacacacacagtctcacccTGCCTGTGTCTGGATCCAGGAAGAGGTCACTAAAGGagagctgtgattggctgagctCAGGCTGAATATAGTGACTTCCTCTGTATGTTGTACCTAGAAAAAGACACACTAACAGTTACTGTTTTGCCATCATACGGAATCATCATACGTCATTTATGGGTTAAATAAGTACTGGTACTATAAGAGACTATCACCACTAGCAGTTGTAGTGGGTGTGGTATAAATTGTCACCCAAATGGTCTCCCTTCTACCTGCATGACTTTTTCTCTTTGATTGGTTTTAAGGACGCCACATAGattctgggaaattgtgatctgtattttacacttttttgtattttatagacaaaaatTATTCATCAAGTATTCAAAAAGATAATTGTCAGATTAATTGTTGAAAATAAGTGTTAATTGAAGCCCAAAACAGTTAATTAATATGTAGTGTGTTCTGAGACAAGTGTACTACAGTATTGCTGTCATCAGCATATGCATCCctgttttaaatgaacttttAGTGCTTCTAAAACTGCTCAATCCTTCACTTATTGGTATACCTTATTAAGTGTGAATCTGTGTATTTATgttagacagtgtgtgtgtgtgtgtgtgtgtgtgtgtgtaatgaccTTCCTCCATTAGCAGTTTACTAAGAGATGATGGTCTAAATCCTGAAGGTATAGCTCCCATGGCAGAGAGCACATCTGTTGCATcaatctgtcacacacacacacacacacacacacacacacacacacacacacacacacacacacacacacacacacacgtaaaacaataaatatactgtatatacaattAACATATTGTTGATTGAATATTTGCTGATAGGAAGATTAACAGTAGCACTAGTTCCAGCATTAGTGGTTGTAGTGTGTAGATATTTACCTCAGTCAAAGCCTTTCTGACAGTACTCCAGTTGGAATGTGGAGAACTGCTGTTGAAGAACAGAGGATTTTAAACTGAACTGATTGATAATTAATGAGTGTTGGTCGTGCAGAGAAGTCTCTCGTTCCACTTTTGCAGCAATAACCACTGACGAGGTTACTTCTGACCACAACATGCTAATTTACAATATCTACAAACCTCTGTTTCTCTTGGTCATCAGTCGGTTTTCCAatctgctcttcctcctcctctgactcctcctctttgtcatcatcattgtcctcatcttcatcatcatcattatcatcatcatcatcaatacCAGAGCCAATCTGAAAAGTAAGTGGTTTTAACTACCAAAGATCCTGAGTGTTGCTCGTTTACAGTAACAAAATACAGCATTTAAATTAACTTCACAAGAAGGTTTAATGTGGTGCAGAGGTTTAGCAGCTTGGGTACCTTCAGGTAGGTTTTTGGAACCACTCCTCTGTTGCCTTTAGCATCCTGAGCCAGCCACCATCCATCTACTGTCTTCCTGATAATCCTCAATACCTCTCCCCTCTGAAAACAGCAGGGAGGCAAAGCAGTCATGTAACTTCACATTATACATGCATTACTAACAAACTCTCTACTTAAAATTAAAGAAGTGTGTAGTTGACAAGTTTTGATGGAGAATACTTCATATCATAATGTTTCCTTGTCAGCCTTCCTGTCACACTTTTCATCGTACCTGCTTGGGCTGTGCACATATGATTTGTTGAGCAAGAGTGCCCTCTTTTGTTGATAATTGTTATAAAAAGTATTGTTTGAGCTgcaaggaaaaaaggaaaaactaaagCAGGCTTCTAATTTTACTCGGTAAGCACTGCTTTTGTAAGTCATGGCaagaacaaaattaaattactttttgttcATTCTGAGTATCTGTTATTACAGGAGATGGTTTGGATGGCTTATTAGACATGGTGATAACAAATACATAATGTTAGTAGCAGGAACCAGGAGAAAGGTCTCCTAAACCTCAATACTCAAGCAAAAGCAGTAGTTGAAACAAGCGTCACTTTAACAGATTGGGCCTGGGTTTGAGCAGAGGGTTTACAACTCAAGACACATGACCTGAAAAGATTTGTTACACGGGTAAATTTCAAGTAATGCAAGAAAGCCATACAAGAAGATTGGTAGAATGCTGGAATGCTAAGCTTGCATCTCTGTCTGAACTTTGTCTACTCATTATAACCATGTCTATACACCCCtgcatgctgctgctgacatGCAGCCGTCTGTGCTTTATCTCTGTTTCTGAAACAGGAAGTACTTTACCTGAACAGACAGATCTCCCTCCTGTTCTCCTTTGAAATCACTGAGGGCTGTGTAGATGTGAGGGTCTGACCGCCAGGGCGGTTTCACAGCTTGTTTCTCATCTTTACTCGCACCATTAGCTTCACGATCAGTACTGTCTTtgtcgtcatcatcatcttcatcttcatcttcatcttcgtcatcatcatcatcatcatcctcttccttgctttctttctttgaaacaTTTCTGTGGATTAGAAAGTGGTAAAGTAAAGAGATAACTCAAAGAAGGGATTGAAAAGTATCGTCTTTAAGTTCAAATGTGGTGGATGTGATCGATGCTTTGAAATGGATGTTTCCATGCAACTTCTTTACAAAGGATAAATTGTGCGGAAATTGCAGCGAGGAAAGCAATCATAAATCATCCCTATTatgttcctttattttctttgcaatgAACACACAGGCCACTGACCCTGCAGCAGTACTGGGTCCTGGTGGTGAAATCTCCAGAGAGAGTGTGTTTACACACTCCAAGATCTTCAGCAGTCGTCTCTCCTCTTCCTGCTTCCTCTGATCATAGTTTCCCACTGGAGCCAGCTCGTCTGCCTAGAAACACAAGCACCAAATTACAACGCTAATTTAGCTAGCTTAGCTCCCTTAAGAGAGTAGAACAATACACAGGTGGTTTTTATGAGCACTTGTTAAGCAATACCAAAATGCCCTGTCAGTGATGCCTAACTTTCTTTGAAAATTGTATTATATCTATTATTTAATCaataaagtacagtactggGCTCATGTTGTCATATTGCTGTAATTGAACAGATCACTTACTGTAGCTGGCAACACTAAAACAAAATCATGAGTCTGGTTTTCAATAAGTAATGGATGTCCCATGATTGGAATGCTGCCTCCATGATTTTTCCATTTAGAAAACAAGACATGATCTGGAACCATACATTTAACCAGTTTGCAGTATAAACCACTGATATAGATCAAGCAATAGTATTGGTCACATCACTGCAATGTGACCCACGCAGGCGCTATGCTAAATGTTGCCCGTATAACCCCTTTTAATCTTGCAATGGGCAAAGATTTTATGCTATTTAGTATCTTTCACTTAAACCACATTGTGAGGGTTTGGTTGCTTGCCATTTTGGTGGTTATCTAGGATTTGAACTGAATAATTTTATTACACACTTATTACAAAGAATATATCTAAAACTATTCTCAAGTGGACAGACAGTACAGCACACTGACCTTGGTCAGTTTCTTCAGTGTCCTTAGTGTCTTCTCTGCCAACATCTGCAGTTCTTGACATCTGTTTGAAATTGGacattaagattaaaaaaacccAAGCCTTAAAGTGTTGTTTAAGAAAAGgtcaataaaatcaaacaagtcataaaaaggtaagaaaaaagggaaatgtaaaAAAGCAGAGTGAAACCATGTACTTTCAATAGTTTTCAGTGATTGTCTTAAAGAGGGCCCTGGTCTTGACTGGAGTTACTGTGAGTAAAACTAGTTTAGGGAGCACTAGTGCAGCTTTGTTGGAGCTGTTTACCTCCGAAAGGCCTCTTCAGTGGTTCCATTCTTACTTTGCACATCCTTCACCAGACTGTCAACCTGTTTTAGTAGAACAAGAGTAATTGACAGTAAATGCAGGGGTGTTAATACAAATGTGCAGTTGAGTACATCTGTGCAATTCAGAGTATATAATGGATGTTTAATGATAATATTCTGTTAACCACATGGCTCCATGTCCCTGGCTGTCTAAttaaaaatctgactttttaatgtttcccaACTTCTTGACTGAACACTTCATTAATCAAATCATAAGGCATTTCTCTTAATGCATTCACCCCATTTACCCAAAAGCACTTAATTTTAGGGAAATTCTCGTTGAATTGTATCTTTGTTTACATTGCTTTACGTTTTTGAAACAACCAAGCGTGCTTCATCTTCAGTCATGTCTGGGCATCTATGCTAGCACAAAGCACTTCTGTAACAGTGAAGGGCTTTTATAATAAATTGGTCAAAACGTATCTAGCTAAAAATTAACTACGAAGCTAACAGTTATAGCTCAAGCCTTTGGGATCACTTCATTTCATAAATGGTTGGTAAGCACGAAAGCTGCAACAATGTAATATTGAAGTTTTCTGCAACAAACCTGTTTTGTGATTTCGTCCACTTCTCTCTGGACAAGCTGCAAACGTCCTTTTCGTTTTAGTGGCATTTATACGCTGTTTTGGGGGCATATTCCGTGTGTTAGCAAACAGCCTTggtagttagctagctagctgacgCTAGCTACACTTCCACTGGTCGCCAGGCAACCGGGCTCCTCTTCAGGCTTGGGTTAATGAGCGGTAGCCTGGAATCATCCTCGTTCCAATTACGCTAATCgttgtttattaatttaaaaaacatgtgttgtgtatgtgttttttaatggatATATTTCTTATTTAGTTAATTTAACATCAATCTTGAATGCTTGCCTCTCGGATATATTGGGAGTTGGTAAAACGTTACCACCCCTACTGGACTGGAGGATGGAGCTATAAAGACAAATCTGCTTCTTTTGGATAGTGGTTCATTTAACGATAACTGCTATAATTCCAGTGGTActtcccccaaaaaataattttctaaTGTCGCTGTTTCTTCATACGTGTTATGTAACAAatttgtttttggtgtgttAGGCTACACCAAAACCTTTGATCCGTCAGATTCCGGCCCAAAAATGGTTGGGTTGGACCCAAAACTGGGTCTACAAACCCCGATTCCACCTAAATtgtaatgtgtaaaacaaaaataaaaacagaattcaaTGATTAGCAGACAAAAGTGTCCATGTCGCTTAAAGACCTTCTCAGTACAAGTCTTGCAATCTTTTCCAAAAACACTACTTTTTTTTGGGAAAACACTACTTTACGATGATTCGGTTGGAATTGAAGGCAGGGCATTtctgaaatataatatataataatatacatccGCCTGGCCTCAGTAGACTACTACTACTTTACCGAAGTACTACTTCGTTAAAGTTAGAGACATTCACAGATTACAACTTCCGGGATCAATCATGCTATAGCGACGGCCGGCAGAGAAGTGCTTAGGAACAGTCTACAaattaaaaccccaaaaagagATACCATACAAATATTCATTAATTTactgattaaataaggtagtgccTTCATACTTACCTCAATTATTATTTGTACAATggtagttgtactacagcacttaaaaaaataaaatagcataTTTACAATTTGGTGAATTAGttttttccaaaatcatttAATAGGTGTCACAGAAATGACAATTCAGGTCTCTAAAAGGGCTAGACACATAGAAGGCACCCTGCTGGTTCTACTACAACaggtatttttcaaaaataaccatAATCATAATTTTGGTGAATTTGGTTTGCCAAAATCATTTAATAGGTGTCATATAAACAGTGATTCAGATCTCTTAAATGGCTAGACACATAGAAGTTTTGTTTACCAAAATCATTTAATAGTTATTATAACTATTAAACTATGTAACTATAAATAACGATTTGGGTCTCTAAAAGGGctagacacatagacacacccCTGCTGATATAAGTGACAATTATTTGTCTTGCCCTGGGTATTTTTTATACAGGAGGCCATCTGTATGTCTAGCTCTTTTAGAGACCTGAATCGTTGTTTATATGCTACCTATTaaatgattttggaaaaaactaattaaccaaaattataaatatgcttatttttaaaaagtgggtgctgtagtacaactatcATTAGACAAGtaataattgaggtaagtttggaggtAGCctactaccttatttaatcagtaaattaatgaacatttttgtgGTATCTCTgttcaatgttttaatttgtagacggtccctaagcactcgTCTCACTGCCGTCTCTCCACCGGCTGTTCCTACAGACCAAATGTTATTTCTCCAGATGGTAGGACGGTGGTTTTGATGAAAATAAGTTTAGCTCCTTGTTAACCTTACTACGATAGGAAAGATAAGTCGTTTGTGATTGAACAACATTTCGCTATAGAGTAATTGATTCCGGAAGTTCGAATCTGTGAATTTCTTTCTAACTTTACCGAAGTGTTGTTATGTCACTACCTGTCATGGCTTCCCCTGTGGCGCTTATTCAAGGGGGCAGTAGGGGACTGGGCTTTGAATTCTGCAAAtatatcttaaaaaacaaaaccaacgcTGCCGTTATAGCGACATGCCGAAACCCGGATGGGGCAGCCGAGCTGCGGGGCCTGGCAGGCCAACACCCGGGCAAGTTGACGGTCCTAAGGCTGGACGTGAACCGGGAGGAGGACATTCGCGGGGCTGGGGATCGGGTTAAGGAGAGCTTCGGCCAGCTGGATCTGATCGTTAACTCCTCAGCTATGCTTCACCCCTCAGGAAAAGGAGAGACCAGCCTGAGAGAAGTCTCTGCTCAGGTAAAGTGTTATGACACTCCGAGCTGCTCTGTCaccattaaaagtaaaataaaactgagGCTTCATCTGATGTGATGTAACTAAATGTGCGGTAAAGAGTCAGTCTAAACAGTCAGGTTTCGTAACAACTGAAGACCCTCGACAGTGATTAAGGGGTTTTGGACACTCAACAGGACCCACAATATCAGGGGACCCCATGCTGATAGCCCAGTCCAAACTGCGTTTAGAAATTTGGTCACTTTAAAGGAACCCTATTatcagtagcctacatttaaacTCTTCGTGAGACATTATTATGTTGGTCGAATAGGTGGGATCTGCGTTTAAAATCGGCCTAATTATAATGTAGCTTAAACAtccatatacactcaccggccactttattaggtaccccatgctagtaacgggttggacccccttttgccttcagaactNNNNNNNNNNNNNNNNNNNNNNNNNNNNNNNNNNNNNNNNNNNNNNNNNNNNNNNNNNNNNNNNNNNNNNNNNNNNNNNNNNNNNNNNNNNNNNNNNNNNttggctgcttagaaattaagtgttaacgagcagttggacaggtgtacctaataaagtggccggtgagtgtatattttattgaaataaatgcTGCTATGCATCGTCCACGAGCCTGAGCAAGGTTCTTAATTTCAGCACACTTTAAATGTTCCATTCCAATAGCAataggtgtgtatgtgttataaTGGAAGTCTACTGACCCGCCCTCCTTACCACCctcaggtgcccttgagcaaggcccttaacctctactactccagtggagctgctcagtggccagcagatcagactgtggtggTACTGGGCAGCTTTCCAGGTATagatgtgtaactgtgtgaatgtgacaggttTGTTAATGGTAAAAAAAGGCTTTGGGGCCATTTCATCTTTCATTGAAGTAGAAATGAGATCATTACACTGGTTCTTCCAGACACTTAATAGACTCAAACTATCCTTCATACAGTGCCCCAGCTGTGTCTATCCAGATGTCCAAGGAACCACCAGTTTATGCttatatgttttacattttggtttttaatgaaaaacacttTGAGTTTATGTATAATGAAAGGtgctttataaacaaaattggCATTTCCAGTCACCCTTTCATGCCCATTAATTCAGCTCGACCAGAGTCCTACCCCGTCTTTTGTTTGATTAAACCTTTGGTCTGTATTGATTCACTTATTCTTCCTTTCAGGGCATCATTTCCACTTTGACAACCAACACAGTGGGTCCCCTGCTCATGGCTAAGTATTTTGCCCCCATCCTTCAGAAGGGTGGCGGTAGTTTCGGTCAGCAGCCTGCAGAGAAAGCCAAGCAGCACAGTGGCATCATCGTCAACATCACCGCCAAAGTGGGATCCATTGGCGACAACGGcaggttttgtgtttctggtggTTACTCTGTGGTAATGTGTGCATGCTAATGTAGTGTGGTGATTCATTTGTGTTCCTCTATGTTTTCCTGtctccacccccaccccctcctctcAGGTCTTGGTGGTTGGTACAGCTACAGAATGTCTAAAGCAGCTCTCAACATGGCTACTAGGAATATTTCAATAGAGCTGGGACGCAGTCGGCCCAAGGTAGGTTTGAGTGTTCTCATAACTACAacgttaacatttttattttggaaacacctcaaacaaatgttaaatttttAGGCTCAGTATGTCATCCAAAGCCAGCATGTTAACCCATTGCTTTTGCCTTCTAAAGGGTTAatgaccatgttttttttctttctaggTGGTCTGTGTCTCCTTACATCCAGGAACGGTCAACACAGACCTCTCCCGGCCATATCACCAGAACGTGCCAAAAGACAAGTTGTTTAGTGCAGAACACTCTGTGAACTATCT
This portion of the Etheostoma cragini isolate CJK2018 chromosome 17, CSU_Ecrag_1.0, whole genome shotgun sequence genome encodes:
- the zgc:65997 gene encoding C-factor, with product MSLPVMASPVALIQGGSRGLGFEFCKYILKNKTNAAVIATCRNPDGAAELRGLAGQHPGKLTVLRLDVNREEDIRGAGDRVKESFGQLDLIVNSSAMLHPSGKGETSLREVSAQGIISTLTTNTVGPLLMAKYFAPILQKGGGSFGQQPAEKAKQHSGIIVNITAKVGSIGDNGLGGWYSYRMSKAALNMATRNISIELGRSRPKVVCVSLHPGTVNTDLSRPYHQNVPKDKLFSAEHSVNYLMSIIDTLNIEKTGRAYNWDGTELPW
- the nphp1 gene encoding nephrocystin-1 isoform X1, with the protein product MPLKRKGRLQLVQREVDEITKQVDSLVKDVQSKNGTTEEAFRRCQELQMLAEKTLRTLKKLTKADELAPVGNYDQRKQEEERRLLKILECVNTLSLEISPPGPSTAAGNVSKKESKEEDDDDDDDEDEDEDEDDDDDKDSTDREANGASKDEKQAVKPPWRSDPHIYTALSDFKGEQEGDLSVQRGEVLRIIRKTVDGWWLAQDAKGNRGVVPKTYLKIGSGIDDDDDNDDDEDEDNDDDKEEESEEEEEQIGKPTDDQEKQSSSPHSNWSTVRKALTEIDATDVLSAMGAIPSGFRPSSLSKLLMEEGTTYRGSHYIQPELSQSQLSFSDLFLDPDTGRVRARQVRTCVCFSLWSCKMIPTPGVGVQVLSRHIRLCAFNGTQVLSNIHTVRATYNSKSPKTWSFSPRMAGILPALLDGDCFLRCNSASPNLGILFELGVTFIRNSTGERGDLSCGWSFLKLTDDTGNPLPNRTYELPVNGGTPYEKDVAVEASVTRGSPAGVFQQMLQDRRQPRIIIKMKSSNSRTRTQLRWEDHLLPDTLLHCLSCIHLLALHRQLLADTLLMDRPTMQNADLICSPILSTFPMLLDQPDLMDALRSAWLDAETNMSRAQRRDLSYLKREFVKVYMSSVYFLLHSPSLPCHRWADPPVEEQRARVIYATLDALKHTQHTTGQSRGPEVFVDPMHQHLAFDITELTFDLLRVSRQQSHQIT
- the nphp1 gene encoding nephrocystin-1 isoform X3, translating into MPLKRKGRLQLVQREVDEITKQVDSLVKDVQSKNGTTEEAFRRCQELQMLAEKTLRTLKKLTKADELAPVGNYDQRKQEEERRLLKILECVNTLSLEISPPGPSTAAGNVSKKESKEEDDDDDDDEDEDEDEDDDDDKDSTDREANGASKDEKQAVKPPWRSDPHIYTALSDFKGEQEGDLSVQRGEVLRIIRKTVDGWWLAQDAKGNRGVVPKTYLKIGSGIDDDDDNDDDEDEDNDDDKEEESEEEEEQIGKPTDDQEKQSSSPHSNWSTVRKALTEIDATDVLSAMGAIPSGFRPSSLSKLLMEEGTTYRGSHYIQPELSQSQLSFSDLFLDPDTGRVRARQVRTCVCFSLWSCKMIPTPGVGVQVLSRHIRLCAFNGTQVLSNIHTVRATYNSKSPKTWSFSPRMAGILPALLDGDCFLRCNSASPNLGILFELGVTFIRNSTGERGDLSCGWSFLKLTDDTGNPLPNRTYELPVNGGTPYEKDVAVEASVTRGSPAGVFQQMLQDRRQPRIIIKMKSSNSRTRTQLSLLPDTLLHCLSCIHLLALHRQLLADTLLMDRPTMQNADLICSPILSTFPMLLDQPDLMDALRSAWLDAETNMSRAQRRDLSYLKREFVKVYMSSVYFLLHSPSLPCHRWADPPVEEQRARVIYATLDALKHTQHTTGQSRGPEVFVDPMHQHLAFDITELTFDLLRVSRQQSHQIT
- the nphp1 gene encoding nephrocystin-1 isoform X2, translated to MPLKRKGRLQLVQREVDEITKQVDSLVKDVQSKNGTTEEAFRRCQELQMLAEKTLRTLKKLTKADELAPVGNYDQRKQEEERRLLKILECVNTLSLEISPPGPSTAAGNVSKKESKEEDDDDDDDEDEDEDEDDDDDKDSTDREANGASKDEKQAVKPPWRSDPHIYTALSDFKGEQEGDLSVQRGEVLRIIRKTVDGWWLAQDAKGNRGVVPKTYLKIGSGIDDDDDNDDDEDEDNDDDKEEESEEEEEQIGKPTDDQEKQSSPHSNWSTVRKALTEIDATDVLSAMGAIPSGFRPSSLSKLLMEEGTTYRGSHYIQPELSQSQLSFSDLFLDPDTGRVRARQVRTCVCFSLWSCKMIPTPGVGVQVLSRHIRLCAFNGTQVLSNIHTVRATYNSKSPKTWSFSPRMAGILPALLDGDCFLRCNSASPNLGILFELGVTFIRNSTGERGDLSCGWSFLKLTDDTGNPLPNRTYELPVNGGTPYEKDVAVEASVTRGSPAGVFQQMLQDRRQPRIIIKMKSSNSRTRTQLRWEDHLLPDTLLHCLSCIHLLALHRQLLADTLLMDRPTMQNADLICSPILSTFPMLLDQPDLMDALRSAWLDAETNMSRAQRRDLSYLKREFVKVYMSSVYFLLHSPSLPCHRWADPPVEEQRARVIYATLDALKHTQHTTGQSRGPEVFVDPMHQHLAFDITELTFDLLRVSRQQSHQIT